The Pseudorasbora parva isolate DD20220531a chromosome 21, ASM2467924v1, whole genome shotgun sequence sequence GAAAGAGTAATGTAAAGATGCAAGTAGGCAACTGTTCTGTTTTATGATAAAAACATTCGGTAACCAACAGTAATATCAAGTGATGCAAACTACTGGACATTTATGAatttctgatttatttatttcaccatTTTGAGTTGAAATATGAGTTATCCTAACTGAATTGGAtgagacaagaaacattttgcatttttaaatattaggcAGATGAAAATAAGagtgaatgtgtgcatatttaAATAACTACAATAGAACTGGAACTTTTACCGCTCGTATCTTTTTTCCTTAAATCCCTTTTAATTCCTTTGAATAAACCAGTAAGAATAAGACAGACATGTGGatcaacatattttgttgatcccGAAACAACATTTATATCCGAAAACAGTCCAAACCCTATCCAAACCTAATCCTACTCATAACTTAAAATCAGAGGAAAATGATAGAGTAACGTTGATGTAGAAGCACCAAACCTTGGTTtgcctaaacttgacataaactgtaaacttgtccctcaaatctgattgaatgattggaatgttgatccaggaacatgtacTCGGTGAAACCACATTCAGTGCCTTATGATATTgagggcgggataaacggttgtcttccaaactccttctgcacgcaatgggatagcgctacaaccaaccagagcaacgtgaagtggaactggttgatagattaaacattcgttgtatctggtcggcaaaactctgaacacatcatgcctttttaagaatgacttcagtgccgttctttgttcttttctcagagaaaagctccaagtcttccagagtcacggtcgaAACTGATTCGAAAGGCTGCCGTTCACCagattctgtgtttactagaagcacgcaaacgcaactctgctgtcattaagccccgcccacgtCTCTATACactgtgattggcctgaccagtgtggtttttacagctcagaagtgtattgagagttgctagacgacactcgcagcagattagatttgctgccactagggtgcgtctagatttctcaGCTAGGGAAAAGCAGCAATGTCTCGAGACAtgatttttaaacttttaactTGAGCGGTGCATTGAAAAAGGCGCAacttttaaacatttaacactttttctTGCATGTTTCTATCTTTATAATACGcaattgtgagttcatatcacAATTCTGATGAATAAAGAGCATCTCTCACAATTATGTTTATATTATGAGGcatagggccctatcttgcagtcagcgcaattgactttgtaaaCCGACGCATGTTtcattttgcacccgcgcaaagcgtgcttttccctccacaaAAGCACGtcactaaactagtgaatgaacttgcgctccccgggcggttcagcgcaaaaaaggaggcgggttccggcgcaaacaatccctggtgctattttgctgttccattaaaaaattgcgccactgaccagaaaaaacctagtctaaagtcagtggcgcgttgcgtgttgttcattatgctattttaagggcgcatgcttgaccataatgtatagcgtgcataACGTGCATACACTTTGCTACAAAGATgcaagttatttttgcaaatcataaattgttacactaaaaaaatattaacacatgagatgacggaaatcattatggtgtgccacgaagatgtgaaaaaataggcataaatttTAGCtaacaaattattcaggctaattgtagtaattaaggatcagacctgtttgcccaatagtggcaagacatatatgtatataaggacatctgacaaattggtttgtccgtcaagaaccaggaaaaaaaaacaaaaaaacaaatcgactgaaaaactgaaaaaactgtttaaccgacgcctgtttaactgacgctattttgggtgggtttctcccatccccatacaacacaacttctctgtctttcactgctcttacaagaacatcagtctcctcggctgtgaaccgctcctggcgtgcgccttgtaaatacgccataataataacaatccataatggaacttacgcacctgcttttaaagggaatgttggatgacgcgctgattggtttattcacgttacgcccaaaccacacctatgaataatgaagctacttcagaccaacccattttagatttgcgtcgggcgcaagagccatttatcccgccgggaaaatagcaacagcgccgagacccgtccacaaagttacttgcgcttcgcgctttgacacttgcgtttcagattgttaaaatagggcccataaaCTTGaactcttttttattttattttgttgcttTCACAGATTGCTATTGCAGAACTGTAATTTTCTGCCACAAGTTAGGCTCAGCCCAGTGTTGCTAGACATACGATAATTATCGTAATTGTATGATAATTTTGACCTCTGTACACTCATTAATCCCATAATCAAATGTGCAATCATTTCAGAATTTTGTGACACTTGTTGTAATCACAGGGCTTCTAGGCTCACTGATCAAGCTGTGGATCCTACCTACATCTACAGTACCATAATGATTGCGAGAGAACGTGTTGTTACGCATGTCTTACATTTCCTCTCACATTTGTCTTCTCTGCCAATCATGGTGGAGAGAATGACACTCTCTCACAAGCACAAGTTAACGTTCCTGCACTAGGTCAGTTGTTTTCAAGCTGAGGTTGAAAGTGTAGAAAATGTGTGCTGAAAAGGAAGATGACACTAACTTGTTTTATAATTGATGAGCTTTACAACATTGACAATTATTGAACTGAACCAACAAACTAGATGAGCTGAACAATGGCACTATTATGTTCTGTAGAGCTGCTTCACAGCTGAAATTGAATttgtttcacaaaaaaattaaatgtaatgttttttaatgtgatggtgCTTTGTAACAATCTGTACTGCATAAAGCATGTGACATTCTGTCAGTGAGCTCATACTTACAATGATAAACTTCTGCCTCTCTTTCTGAAGTTTCAGAAACTCCTCCACAGTCAGATTGTCCACGGTCTTCTTcagcaaaataaaatcacaggaGGGAGAATGGGTTTTATGCTCTTTCCTGATAAATATAAGAACACCACAGCACATCAGGAACAAAATGCACAATAAGGGGGCTGATGACATTTATTAAATCAAATAACCCTGACTTGAAATCCGGGTCTTATTGCATTACAGAGACAAAGCCTCTCTCAGATCTATAATGCAGTAACGTcagtgaaaagtttaaaagacaCGGACTCACTCAGGGTCATCCTCGGGTTCCCATCCCTCCAGCTCTTTCAGACAGAAGAAACACTGGGCTATATCTGGGCTATTGTCCGACGGGGTGTGAATAAACCCAGCTTTGGCCATCTATAGAACAAAAAAGAACGTATAAagcgaaaacattgcatttccTTTTGTAGCACCTACAAAAAAATGTCTAGGCTTGCTGGATCAAAGGGTTCACTCACATTTTCTGGAGTGCAAACGCAGCCCTCTTCAAACGGCCACCCGACGAATGTTTGAAGTCTAGTctcataaaagtacattttcGTCTGGTCGTCACTACCAAGATCCATTTTCTTGAATGTGGagagtaatattaaaaataaaatagaaaaggaCCGAGCTACTCCAGTGCCTTACTTGTTATGATCGTTTCTTCCGGTTTAAGTTTAAAATTTAGAGCGCAAGTTTCGATTGGCTACAGGGCGTCACTTCCACGCATGCGCAAAATATCCTACTCTAGTCTTCCTCGCCTTGGTAAATTATTAGAGCTCAGCTCTAGCTTATAAGTGTTAATAGTGTTTGTTAATCAAGGCGGATTTCATGTTTTCTTTTGTGAATGTTCACATTATTGAATGTAATTTAGGATTATGTTGGTTGTAGCCTATGCCCACTATGTACAGCCTAACGTTAGATAACCAAAAACAGTTGCAAACTAAACAAGGAGGACATGTAAGGtctttttaatgctttttagaATTTAAAATAAGAATTGAACACACTTTCTATCAAACCATAAGAAACACACCTCATTGCCACTCTGTGAAGATGGATTTATGTTCAATCAGTGTTGTTTTGTCTGTGCATATTATACAAATTTTAGACGCAATTTTGATATCATAATAAACATGGGGTCTCCTTTAACCAATAAACTTGTTCTCAGAACCTTCTGAAGGTTCTCCAGCGCTCTGAGGTTGGCCTGGAATGCAtggttctctcaaagttatgagCATTGTTTGCTAATGTTAAGAGAACGTTCATTCAGAATTATCTTGTCTGTAATAATGTTCTCAACATGCTAGCAcatgaatatatttatacattgttcatagatatatttttttccctGTAACAACATTTAGCCTAGTTaatctattttttaaatgtttcatttgttcccataatgttttcaaaatgatAAAATGGAATATTCCCTTAACATTCACATTTTTGTTAGCTTAGAGAATTCCTTTTCATTGTGACAAAACTCTGTAAAGCTCCGGCTCTGAGCAGTGTACCTCCTGTATGTAGAGAATTATTGGGTTTCAAATTTGTATCTTATTGGCTGCAGCTTCCagcagttcttttttttttttaaacaggacACTTCACAAACAATGTGTTCTCTCTGTTGGTAGCAATCCTGAGAGCACAGAAGCAGCAACTCACGCCTTGCCTGGGACTCAATTCTGATTCCTCGGCAGCCAATTAAATTCAGAACAGAATGCATTTGCTTTACTGTTAATGTAAATGAGATTCATTCCTTCAGAATTAAGAGACATGATTTTAATGGTAAAACCTTTCCAGATGGTCTTAAGCAAGACAACGTAAATAAGCCACAATAGGGAATAAAATGAATTTAATCCTGGTATTTCATTTTGGTGAGATGAAGTAATTACTGTGTATACTGTTCTATCCATGTTGCTTGGCTTCCTTGTCAATATTGTAAGTTTAAAGAAACAATAAGAAGGGTTCACTTGCCAAGCCTAAATATATTTCTATGGGTTGTATGTCCATATAATACAAACACAGCAGTCTGTATGCCCAGAGAATAAAATAAGCCTAACTGGAAGTGACAGACAATGACATGGTAACAAATAATAGCATGAAAGATAAGAAGATAAAGGGTTAAAAAAAATCGTAATAAAGAAAAACAGCAATTATGAATTTCCATGTGTCAATTCGCAAACAAACAGAGATGTTAGAAGTGATTTGCCACAATAATAGCATGCTATGCAAGACTTATGCATGATTATTACCACACACAATATAGCATGCAAGAGTGAGTTGATATAATAAAGGTTATTGTCATTTTCTACAGGCTCATTTTGTATAGGACTATAAACCAGAAATATGGTAAAGAATAAATGCATAATACTGAAATACTGACTCTATATTAAATGATGGGAAATAGATGTCAGAGAATTAAACCCCAAATGTACCAATTTATTTCCTCACATCTGTAAATCCAAGTTTAACAGAGGTGAATGTCAGTTCCTTAAATGTCCACATGGTGTCAGTATTCCCAGAGGGAAGAGCTGTCTGCATTCTCTCCATCTCCTTTCAGATTGCCTCCTTGGTCTCCCCGCAGGTATTTGCCATTTTTGCCCCTCATAGCTATCCGTCCATGCTCTAAGAACTCAAAGGAGAAATCTTCAGGTGTGTCTCCATCAGAGCACACCAGACCACTGTTGGACACATACCAGAATTTTCCACCTGCACctgtaggaaaaaaaaaaaaaactgatgagCTTCATAAAATAAATGAGTTGAGCCCTGTTAATTTTGTGTTCATAAGCACAtggcatttttgttttatttaaatataatttacatatTTACAACGTCTTAACTCTTAACCTTTTTAGCACAGACGTGAAAATgcaaggtctcatttgttaacattagttaatatattaacttacatgaacaaaccatgagcAGTACATGTGTTACTGTGTTTGTTCATCTCTGTTAACATAAAAATACAGCtattcatggtttgttcatgttagttcacggtgcataaactaatgttaacaagattttaataatgtattagtaaatgttgaaattaacatgaacaaatatatataaatgctttaaaagtgcatttattaattagttaatgttaactaatgtagttaacttgttaaaggtgcccttgaatgaattgaaacaatatgttaaattgttatctgatatctacatagagggtatgtggcttatttaagggcaacaattgtccagatacagttttacaggtctgTTTACCTACTGTAGAAATTGTCCCTACActgtataaaaaattaaaaaaatttaaaaaaaaggcaaattttgaacttttgcagtacaattgaCTTAGTTATtgcaacttaaattatgttaaactgactttaaaaatgagttacatcttgtataactaatttaaaaaagtttaacatttcttaacttattttgatgagttaaaacaatgtaaaaacatatgttgtcataacttatagaacatataattttttacagtgtagaatgtaatgctctgtttttgctttatttggaagagtcatgaataataatgttgagctctgctctggcttatttcagccgctCACACAAGTTCAGCTGTTAggcga is a genomic window containing:
- the birc5a gene encoding baculoviral IAP repeat-containing protein 5a, whose protein sequence is MDLGSDDQTKMYFYETRLQTFVGWPFEEGCVCTPENMAKAGFIHTPSDNSPDIAQCFFCLKELEGWEPEDDPEKEHKTHSPSCDFILLKKTVDNLTVEEFLKLQKERQKFIIKKSCGQAIDKFEEAVKLKRTKIIQTAMGEE